AAAGATATTCGGATCTTCCCCTTCGAGAAACTGATCATACCGGGACGAATACTTGATGGAATGCAAAATGGCGCTTCTTATTTTCCCGGCTTTTGAAAGTTGCTGCTTCAGCCTTTTGAAATTGGGCGAATGGATATTGCGGATCGCCTCTAAAATATAGACATCATTTTCTTCGGCAATTTGAAAAATTTCCTCCAGCTCCTGGATGTTCGAAAAAATGGGCTTCTCACAGATCACATGCTTTTTATTTTGAAGAAAAAGCTTTGCTTGTTCGTAATGAAGCGAATTGGGCGAAGCAATATAAACGGCGTCCAGCTCCGGGCTTGCAGCCATTTCCTCTAAGTCGTCATAGGTAAACTCAGCATCGAATCGATTGGCGAATTCCTCCGCATTGGCCTTGTCCCTTGAATATACACTCGTTAAATGAAGCTTCTTGCTCAATCTTGAAGCATTGATAAATTTGGTTGTAATACTGCTCGTTCCGATCGTTCCGAAATTCAACATCATTGGTTCCTTCTTTCATTTTGTATACCAGTGTTACTGGGTCACATATGGTGCGGTTATATGCACCGGCTGGCTTTCTGCCCCGGCTGTACCCGCTTGTCTTTCTTGGCGTTGACGCTCCTTTTCAATCAGTTCTGTCAGCGGAATCGGTTTAGGCAAGTGAGCAAGCACACTTGCAGAAAGCGCAATCCTTCCATTTGTATAGGTCCTGAAAAATTGATTAGCCATTTTTAAGTACCCTGTTTCAAGTGGATGAACATCTGATGGATTTGGTATCAAGCTTTTTGCATCCAATCCGAATTCATTGGAAACAGGAACAAAGACGGCTCCATTTCTCTCGGCAGACTGCTCCAATATTTTATTTAAAATGGCCAGCTCTCCCGCTGTGCCTTGCTTGTGGTCAGGCGCGATATGGGGGAAAGGGAAATAATACCCCATCACAAACACCTTCGCATGTGAATTCAGGCGATGGATCCGTGACAATATTTCTTCTTCATTCAATCTAAGCTGATTCAATGCGAAATCAACGGGAATTTGCTGATAGCGCACTGTCAAATGGTCCGGGTCCTTCTGGATGAGCTGCAGCAAGTCGTTCGCACCGGAAGATATCGTGATTAAATCTGCCTGCTTTACTGCCTCTTGCACATTGCGGTCTTGCAGCTGCCCAAGCAATTGTCCCGAGGTGTACCCTGGAATGGCAAAGGTCTTTGAAAAACCAGCCAGACTCCCGCTTTGCTTAAGCCCCATGGCAATCAAATCAGTGTAGCTTGAGCCAATTTGATCATAAGGCGTCATCCCGGCGGCCAATGAGTCCCCCAGCGCCAAATAGTTTATCCTTTCTTGGG
The nucleotide sequence above comes from Falsibacillus albus. Encoded proteins:
- a CDS encoding Gfo/Idh/MocA family protein; the protein is MLNFGTIGTSSITTKFINASRLSKKLHLTSVYSRDKANAEEFANRFDAEFTYDDLEEMAASPELDAVYIASPNSLHYEQAKLFLQNKKHVICEKPIFSNIQELEEIFQIAEENDVYILEAIRNIHSPNFKRLKQQLSKAGKIRSAILHSIKYSSRYDQFLEGEDPNIFSPQFSGGAIVDVGVYPIFLAAGLFGAPLQVSYHPVRLRNGIDGSGTLVLTYDDFVCTVLCSKIAQSFSPNEIHGEEGTFILDKAAPISTIEYIDHSLTKREQISIPQEENDMVYEIEEIVRIIETKNAKEYKELNELSRLVLDITETARKQNNIIFSCEK
- a CDS encoding SGNH/GDSL hydrolase family protein, encoding MYHTLKKLFFLLLLFGLLLSVSFVHTSKANAQERINYLALGDSLAAGMTPYDQIGSSYTDLIAMGLKQSGSLAGFSKTFAIPGYTSGQLLGQLQDRNVQEAVKQADLITISSGANDLLQLIQKDPDHLTVRYQQIPVDFALNQLRLNEEEILSRIHRLNSHAKVFVMGYYFPFPHIAPDHKQGTAGELAILNKILEQSAERNGAVFVPVSNEFGLDAKSLIPNPSDVHPLETGYLKMANQFFRTYTNGRIALSASVLAHLPKPIPLTELIEKERQRQERQAGTAGAESQPVHITAPYVTQ